A region from the Chthoniobacterales bacterium genome encodes:
- a CDS encoding flavoprotein produces MANILLGITGSIAAYKAADLASQLTKRGHQVTAVMTDGAAQFITPLTLQTLTRRAVITSVWDERDSSRPGHIELADEADLLLIAPATADVLARLAHGLANDALTSIALATLAPMLVAPAMNGKMWLHAATQANVAILKSRNVQFIGPESGMLACGYEGIGRLLPVGDIVARAESLLAIGE; encoded by the coding sequence ATGGCTAACATCCTGCTCGGCATCACCGGTTCCATCGCTGCCTACAAGGCTGCCGATCTCGCCAGCCAGCTAACCAAACGCGGGCATCAGGTCACCGCCGTGATGACCGACGGAGCCGCGCAATTCATCACCCCGCTTACTCTGCAAACCCTCACGCGCCGAGCCGTGATCACCAGTGTGTGGGACGAGCGCGACAGCAGTCGTCCGGGTCACATCGAACTCGCGGACGAGGCCGATCTTTTACTCATCGCCCCAGCGACAGCGGATGTGTTAGCAAGACTGGCGCATGGCCTCGCCAACGACGCGCTGACTTCCATTGCACTCGCGACCCTGGCTCCGATGTTAGTCGCCCCAGCGATGAATGGAAAAATGTGGCTGCACGCCGCAACGCAGGCCAATGTGGCCATTCTAAAATCGCGCAACGTGCAATTCATCGGGCCCGAGTCGGGAATGTTAGCATGTGGATACGAGGGCATTGGGCGGCTCTTGCCCGTGGGCGATATTGTGGCCCGCGCCGAATCGCTTCTAGCTATTGGCGAATAG
- the gmk gene encoding guanylate kinase — protein MNKPTQPLARKDASRHGILFVVAAPSGAGKTTLCEALRQTPDFIYSVSCTTRKPRPGEIHGEDYFFISEDEFRPRIEAGEFLEYANVHGNLYGTLRSTVIEHLQEGVDVLIDVDIQGVAAIRAFPDAYIQEALADVFIMPPSLDELRRRLTKRGTETPEQIEVRLTNAAREMKSWRAFRYIIISGSTEEDLQKFRAIMRAERYLSRRMKDLILI, from the coding sequence TTGAATAAGCCCACGCAACCATTAGCTAGAAAAGACGCCTCGCGCCACGGCATTCTCTTTGTCGTGGCCGCCCCGTCGGGCGCTGGTAAGACGACGCTTTGCGAGGCGCTGCGGCAGACGCCGGATTTCATTTATTCCGTCTCCTGCACCACCCGCAAGCCGCGTCCCGGCGAGATTCATGGCGAGGATTACTTCTTTATTAGTGAGGACGAATTTCGCCCCCGCATTGAGGCTGGGGAATTTCTGGAATACGCCAACGTCCACGGCAATCTCTACGGGACTCTGCGCTCGACGGTGATCGAGCATTTGCAGGAAGGCGTCGATGTTCTTATCGATGTCGATATTCAAGGCGTGGCGGCGATTCGCGCGTTTCCCGATGCCTATATCCAGGAGGCGCTGGCGGATGTTTTCATCATGCCGCCGAGTCTGGATGAACTCCGCCGCCGGCTCACCAAACGTGGCACGGAAACTCCCGAGCAAATCGAAGTGCGCCTGACGAATGCCGCTCGCGAAATGAAAAGCTGGCGCGCCTTTCGTTACATCATCATCTCGGGCTCCACCGAGGAGGATTTGCAGAAATTTCGCGCCATCATGCGAGCCGAACGCTATCTCAGCCGCCGGATGAAAGACCTCATTCTGATCTAA